In the Deinococcus ficus genome, one interval contains:
- a CDS encoding endonuclease/exonuclease/phosphatase family protein, whose amino-acid sequence MPSRSRPHWLPRLLTGLLLLVGVLAGLVYALTDHPKPVQAADLTCPASAPTLKAGQAVKVLNWNVQYLAGRGYVFFYDTLAGDGPDTRPSAESVARTLDEVVGVIREENPDLILLQEVDRDSDRTGNADQLQLIQAALGGAYPCAATTYYHRATFVPHPKIMGRVGLSLSTLSRYRLDSATRYALPRICGDPVTVAFNFKRAVLGVTLPVQGGERLTAYSTHMDAFAQGCDTMRRQVAAVQTLLDGTARPWVMGGDFNLLATRAAYDRLRPREQAYFNPNTELAPLLDRFETFPSRAQVDSGDPAFITHYPNDPQVGKPDRTIDYFVYSPGLTRRGERVRQDDPKISDHYALVTTVQLP is encoded by the coding sequence ATGCCATCCCGATCCCGCCCGCACTGGCTTCCCCGCCTGCTGACCGGCCTGCTCCTGCTTGTGGGCGTGCTGGCGGGCCTGGTGTACGCCCTGACCGACCACCCGAAACCCGTGCAGGCCGCCGATCTGACCTGCCCCGCCTCGGCCCCCACCCTGAAGGCCGGGCAGGCCGTGAAGGTGCTGAACTGGAACGTGCAGTACCTCGCGGGCCGCGGGTACGTCTTCTTCTACGACACGCTGGCCGGCGACGGCCCCGACACCCGCCCCAGCGCCGAGTCGGTGGCCCGCACGCTGGACGAGGTGGTCGGGGTGATCCGGGAGGAGAACCCGGACCTGATCCTGTTGCAGGAGGTGGACCGGGACAGCGACCGCACCGGCAACGCCGACCAGCTGCAACTGATCCAGGCTGCCCTGGGAGGCGCGTACCCCTGCGCGGCGACCACGTACTACCACCGCGCGACCTTCGTGCCGCACCCGAAGATCATGGGCCGCGTAGGCCTGAGCCTGAGCACCCTCAGCCGCTACCGCCTGGATTCCGCCACCCGGTACGCCCTGCCGCGCATCTGCGGGGACCCGGTCACGGTCGCCTTCAACTTCAAGCGCGCGGTGCTGGGCGTGACCCTGCCCGTGCAGGGGGGCGAGCGGTTGACCGCGTACAGCACGCACATGGACGCCTTCGCGCAGGGCTGCGACACCATGCGCCGGCAGGTTGCGGCCGTGCAGACCCTGCTGGACGGCACGGCCCGGCCCTGGGTGATGGGCGGGGACTTCAACCTGCTCGCCACCCGCGCCGCCTACGACCGCCTGCGGCCCCGCGAGCAGGCGTACTTCAATCCGAACACCGAACTCGCGCCGCTGCTGGACCGTTTCGAGACCTTCCCCAGCCGCGCCCAGGTGGACAGCGGCGACCCGGCGTTCATCACGCACTACCCGAACGACCCGCAGGTGGGCAAGCCCGACCGGACCATCGACTACTTCGTGTACTCCCCGGGCCTGACCCGCCGCGGCGAGCGCGTGCGGCAGGACGACCCGAAGATCAGCGACCATTACGCCCTGGTCACCACCGTTCAGCTGCCGTGA
- the hpt gene encoding hypoxanthine phosphoribosyltransferase, with protein sequence MSLTPGNGPVQITQEQIGARIQELAAKIRQDYAGRDPHLICVLNGAFMFHTDLVRALGVPCTIDFLQASSYGNAKQSSGEVKLVKDLQFPISDRHVILVEDIVDTGITMNYLLHYLQGRGPASLKIAALLSKPSRRKVEIPVEYLGFTIPDAYVYGYGLDRAQYDRNLPFITSQE encoded by the coding sequence ATGAGTCTCACGCCCGGCAACGGCCCCGTTCAGATCACCCAGGAACAGATCGGCGCGCGCATTCAGGAACTCGCCGCGAAGATCCGCCAGGACTACGCCGGACGTGACCCCCACCTGATCTGCGTGCTGAACGGCGCGTTCATGTTCCACACCGACCTCGTGCGGGCCCTCGGGGTGCCGTGCACCATCGACTTCCTGCAGGCCAGCAGCTACGGCAACGCCAAGCAGAGCAGCGGCGAGGTGAAGCTCGTCAAGGACCTGCAGTTCCCCATCAGCGACCGGCACGTGATCCTGGTGGAGGACATCGTGGACACCGGCATCACCATGAACTACCTGCTGCACTACCTGCAGGGCCGCGGCCCGGCCAGCCTGAAGATCGCGGCGCTGCTCAGCAAACCCAGCCGCCGCAAGGTGGAGATCCCCGTGGAGTACCTGGGGTTCACCATCCCCGACGCGTACGTGTACGGCTACGGCCTGGACCGCGCGCAGTACGACCGGAACCTGCCGTTCATCACCAGCCAGGAGTAA
- the trpC gene encoding indole-3-glycerol phosphate synthase TrpC, with protein sequence MTAPAFPPPLALERVPGVLGRIVHERAADYAHADPDPGPARPAARRFEAALSGPALALIAEVKRASPSQGAIAPLDPVDAARAYEAGGAHALSVLTEPRHFDGTLDFLHRITAAQSLPALRKDFVVHAAMLREAAEAGAAAALLMVSVLGEATGAYLAVAEHLGLDALVEVHDEAELDIALATEARIIGVNNRDLKTLHIDLDVSPRLIARARAAGFTGVLVAESGYRTPADLRTVRGLADAVLVGTSLAASGDLAQAARDLMRP encoded by the coding sequence GTGACCGCGCCCGCCTTCCCACCGCCCCTGGCCCTGGAGCGCGTGCCCGGCGTCCTGGGCCGCATCGTGCATGAGCGCGCCGCCGATTACGCGCACGCCGACCCTGATCCCGGCCCGGCCCGCCCGGCGGCCCGGCGGTTCGAGGCGGCCCTGAGCGGCCCGGCCCTCGCGCTGATCGCGGAGGTGAAACGCGCCAGCCCCAGCCAGGGCGCCATCGCCCCGCTGGACCCGGTGGACGCCGCCCGCGCGTACGAGGCCGGCGGCGCGCACGCCCTGAGCGTCCTGACCGAGCCGCGGCACTTTGACGGCACACTGGACTTCCTGCACCGCATCACCGCCGCTCAGAGCCTGCCGGCGCTGCGCAAGGACTTCGTGGTGCACGCCGCCATGCTGCGCGAGGCCGCCGAGGCCGGCGCGGCCGCCGCCCTGCTGATGGTGAGCGTGCTGGGCGAGGCGACCGGGGCGTACCTGGCGGTGGCCGAGCATCTGGGTCTGGACGCCCTGGTCGAGGTGCACGACGAGGCGGAACTGGACATCGCCCTGGCGACGGAGGCGCGGATCATCGGCGTGAACAACCGTGACCTGAAAACCCTGCACATCGACCTGGACGTGAGTCCCCGCCTGATCGCCCGCGCCCGGGCGGCGGGGTTTACGGGCGTGCTTGTCGCCGAGAGCGGGTACCGCACCCCCGCCGACCTGCGCACCGTGCGCGGGCTGGCGGACGCGGTGCTGGTCGGCACGAGTCTCGCGGCCAGCGGCGACCTCGCCCAGGCCGCCCGCGACCTGATGCGGCCTTGA
- a CDS encoding MBL fold metallo-hydrolase, whose translation MSAPAAPPATLAFLGTADSKGVPRFWCACPVCQEARQGGVNRRTRTSLLLRGVGESGREEAVLLDASQDLHGQLAPLGPLVPDAALLSHAHNDHILGLADLLDYLTYAKGALPLYAPEPVIPDLERRFHYAFRRQAPVQPVPAQGVPAAGFRVRTFEVPHGANGVSHAFRLDRPGWAGVVMTDALDVPDNVAQMWLTGLDLLVLGTSFTDESAQPRTGRSVYDVQEALAVPWARAARRVVLTHLSHGVDIRSLSLPAHWQAARDGLTIPL comes from the coding sequence TTGAGCGCCCCAGCAGCCCCACCGGCCACCCTGGCCTTCCTGGGCACCGCCGACAGCAAGGGCGTGCCGCGCTTCTGGTGCGCCTGCCCGGTGTGCCAGGAAGCGCGCCAGGGCGGCGTGAACCGCCGCACCCGCACCAGCCTGCTGCTGCGCGGGGTGGGGGAGAGCGGCCGAGAGGAGGCGGTCCTGCTGGACGCCAGTCAGGACCTGCACGGCCAGCTCGCCCCGCTGGGGCCGCTGGTGCCGGACGCGGCACTCCTCAGCCACGCGCACAACGACCACATCCTGGGCCTCGCGGACCTGCTGGACTACCTGACCTACGCGAAGGGCGCCCTGCCTCTTTACGCCCCCGAGCCGGTCATCCCGGACCTGGAGCGGCGCTTCCACTACGCCTTCCGGCGGCAGGCGCCCGTGCAGCCCGTACCGGCGCAGGGCGTGCCGGCCGCCGGGTTCCGGGTGCGGACCTTCGAGGTGCCGCACGGCGCGAACGGCGTCAGCCACGCCTTCCGCCTGGACCGCCCCGGCTGGGCGGGTGTGGTCATGACCGACGCCCTGGACGTCCCGGACAACGTGGCCCAAATGTGGCTGACCGGCCTGGACCTGCTGGTGCTGGGCACGTCGTTTACCGACGAGTCCGCCCAGCCGCGCACCGGCCGCAGCGTCTATGACGTGCAGGAAGCCCTGGCCGTGCCGTGGGCCCGCGCGGCCCGCCGGGTGGTGCTCACGCACCTGTCGCACGGCGTGGACATCCGGTCCCTGAGCTTGCCCGCGCACTGGCAGGCGGCGCGGGACGGGCTCACCATCCCGCTCTGA